One segment of Streptomyces sp. NBC_01463 DNA contains the following:
- a CDS encoding SMI1/KNR4 family protein → MPDQQNVEDEAAQVRAAWTWLTGWLGENAPGSAASLRPGASDDRVAQAEQRLGFTLPASLRALWTLNDGVVHSRTGASAFLDGHGPLPIETALDTHGALSDAWPDWDPLWLPFTANEVDEPWSGDFIHCGTGATGFWGMEDMEDEPGMHGDGSGGALTLPGMLAQIVEALREGTGPRIGSTSAPGIVDGGLVWMDPRDVWMPGWTPLHP, encoded by the coding sequence ATGCCGGATCAACAAAATGTAGAAGACGAGGCGGCCCAGGTGCGGGCGGCGTGGACCTGGCTCACGGGCTGGCTGGGAGAGAACGCCCCGGGCTCCGCCGCGTCCCTGCGGCCGGGCGCGTCCGATGACCGCGTGGCGCAGGCCGAACAGCGGCTGGGTTTCACCCTGCCCGCCTCCCTGCGCGCCCTGTGGACACTGAACGACGGCGTCGTCCACAGCCGAACCGGCGCGAGCGCCTTCCTGGACGGGCACGGGCCGCTGCCGATCGAGACCGCCCTGGACACTCACGGCGCCCTGTCCGACGCCTGGCCCGACTGGGACCCGCTGTGGCTTCCGTTCACCGCGAACGAGGTGGACGAGCCGTGGAGCGGCGACTTCATCCACTGCGGCACCGGAGCGACCGGTTTCTGGGGCATGGAGGACATGGAGGACGAACCGGGGATGCACGGCGACGGGTCCGGTGGTGCACTGACCCTGCCCGGCATGCTGGCACAGATCGTCGAAGCCCTGCGAGAGGGCACGGGGCCGAGGATCGGCAGCACCAGCGCCCCGGGGATCGTGGACGGCGGCCTGGTGTGGATGGACCCGCGGGACGTGTGGATGCCCGGCTGGACGCCGCTGCACCCCTGA
- a CDS encoding DNRLRE domain-containing protein gives MPLIAIGAALATAVPLAVAPPGASAAESPRSTAAAIRPAAEDIEASDLAWAARHSRGGIPWALAEAARTGRKTLVPDETTPTSLTYANPDGTLTSEVTTGPERMQRDGKWIDVDATLTETGGMVAAKAHPEGLRLAPGGGTRAKSLQAANDAAGRDLVTLGTGAEQVTMQWKGGLPKPVLEGTRATYKDAVPGADVIVEATRTGFEQFVRLDSAPAAGAYTYTLPLKAKGLKAAAQKDGSVRFTDARTGAPKATMPAPVMWDASVDKISGRHENRARVGMEVVDNGGGNIDLVVTPDAEFLADPATEYPVTVDPSTSALGNTFDTYVQQGETTDLGSETELDFGNPGTVNADGTPRTARTLMTWNTAPFADALVSSASVQLYNFHSGATDCKAQGWTVWNTGAGSSASRWTKQPEWMQQYATGTQTAGYPAGCPSTADGWIKADVTELAKVWASGKQTAGHMGVRAVSDDTKAWKRVNSRNATANQPKLTVNYNFRPGDGSAQQAGAPFKSYAGVWAVNSTTPTLRDKFADADGDKVNGTFQVYDAATNKPITTPAGDGAIVSDYVAPGSWASVKVPAGQLKDGRTYKFRTNAYDGTHYNLGWSPWREFAVDTTAPGEPAAIGSATYPDDGRGGGTGVQGTFDVDTGDDGAQQIRYRVDGELPEDDDPGLLDGTDESPDAEGGDSPRPPTRPTARAVAPEWQSAPTAGTTGSFTATPGADGAHHVEVQTVDRADNVGATGTYGFLAGGQVRTNHVVDITLPDKPAYSDGKWKATGEWQQIPGWATAALRSTAPKCTDRGDGTVSCGVLKPRTSKGGPATEPSVVTERLDAAPVAPRAGTELLPECSGVNPDGTPNPDNAQWGWFNRTKMCMAAYYEYYTYDKKTKKRLTQADFFIDVQIKTDTKSPDIKFWSRIRPKTAPPPTPAMKNDIEIGFTPRCDFGCTGVPAFTWDGSTTWKGAKEYDSHEVTGTATMTYDVKNDQNGGANGSGWDGKSRKDKARSRTMPISFFGPDFNGAAADEDSDVGVSGDSIFEAEARCDFADIGMPPGCVFPDYVPGYVIKGNEFPAAAAHIWLITGKIGQRTGTYPGSWPSSPLHYLPMTAKAEHKANQRNAYDRGANANRNKICGRSGANGFEPHGLTRKAVKQYNHPKRDTPSCDEFSFNSTYESAGMPANMVPSGITSYAVDNGAQCVQTYEGLADDGKIHLRDDGRYPEPDWKNINCGRSSMALSVNSGSMAPFGAFAKAHRMLDQDAYYVYAPMADLGCGEAIKKDVVTCEITDLDPDTIP, from the coding sequence GTGCCCCTGATCGCGATCGGGGCAGCACTGGCCACCGCGGTACCGCTCGCGGTGGCCCCTCCCGGGGCCTCGGCCGCGGAGAGCCCCAGGTCCACGGCCGCGGCGATACGGCCGGCCGCCGAGGACATCGAGGCCTCCGACCTCGCCTGGGCCGCACGGCACTCCAGGGGCGGCATCCCGTGGGCGCTGGCAGAGGCCGCGAGGACGGGCAGGAAGACCCTCGTCCCGGACGAGACCACACCCACCAGCCTCACCTACGCCAACCCCGACGGGACGCTGACCTCAGAGGTCACCACCGGGCCCGAACGGATGCAGCGCGACGGCAAGTGGATCGACGTCGACGCCACTCTCACCGAGACCGGTGGCATGGTCGCGGCGAAGGCGCACCCCGAGGGCCTGCGACTCGCCCCGGGCGGTGGCACCCGCGCGAAATCGCTGCAGGCCGCCAACGACGCCGCAGGCCGTGACCTGGTCACCCTCGGCACCGGTGCCGAGCAGGTGACGATGCAGTGGAAGGGCGGTCTGCCCAAGCCCGTCCTGGAGGGCACCCGCGCCACGTACAAGGACGCCGTGCCCGGCGCCGACGTGATCGTGGAGGCCACCCGCACCGGCTTCGAGCAGTTCGTGCGGCTCGACTCCGCGCCGGCGGCCGGCGCCTACACCTACACGCTGCCGCTGAAGGCGAAGGGCCTCAAGGCGGCGGCGCAGAAGGACGGCTCGGTGCGGTTCACCGATGCCAGGACCGGTGCGCCCAAGGCCACCATGCCCGCCCCCGTCATGTGGGACGCGAGCGTGGACAAGATCTCCGGCAGGCACGAGAACCGTGCCCGGGTCGGCATGGAGGTCGTCGACAACGGCGGCGGGAACATCGACCTCGTCGTGACCCCGGACGCGGAGTTCCTCGCGGACCCGGCGACGGAGTACCCGGTCACCGTGGACCCGTCGACCTCCGCGCTCGGGAACACGTTCGACACCTATGTGCAGCAGGGCGAGACCACCGACCTGGGCTCGGAGACCGAGCTCGACTTCGGCAACCCCGGCACGGTCAACGCCGACGGCACGCCGCGTACCGCGCGGACGCTGATGACGTGGAACACCGCGCCCTTCGCCGACGCGCTCGTCTCCTCGGCGAGTGTGCAGCTGTACAACTTCCACTCCGGTGCCACCGACTGCAAGGCGCAGGGCTGGACGGTGTGGAACACCGGTGCCGGGTCCTCCGCCTCCCGGTGGACGAAGCAGCCCGAGTGGATGCAGCAGTACGCCACCGGCACCCAGACCGCCGGATACCCGGCGGGATGCCCCTCCACGGCGGACGGCTGGATCAAGGCCGATGTGACCGAGCTGGCGAAGGTGTGGGCATCGGGCAAGCAGACCGCCGGCCACATGGGCGTGCGTGCCGTGTCCGACGACACCAAGGCCTGGAAGCGCGTCAACAGCCGCAACGCGACGGCCAACCAGCCCAAGCTCACGGTCAACTACAACTTCCGGCCGGGTGACGGCAGCGCGCAGCAGGCCGGTGCGCCGTTCAAGTCCTACGCCGGGGTGTGGGCCGTCAACTCCACCACCCCGACCCTGCGGGACAAGTTCGCCGACGCGGACGGCGACAAGGTCAACGGGACCTTCCAGGTCTACGACGCCGCGACGAACAAGCCCATCACCACACCTGCGGGTGACGGCGCGATCGTCTCGGACTACGTCGCCCCCGGCTCCTGGGCGAGCGTGAAGGTCCCGGCCGGTCAGCTGAAGGACGGCAGGACGTACAAGTTCCGCACCAACGCCTACGACGGCACCCACTACAACCTCGGCTGGTCTCCGTGGCGCGAGTTCGCCGTCGACACCACCGCCCCCGGTGAGCCGGCCGCGATCGGCTCCGCGACCTATCCGGACGACGGACGCGGAGGCGGCACGGGAGTCCAGGGCACGTTCGACGTGGACACGGGCGACGACGGCGCGCAGCAGATCCGCTACCGCGTCGACGGCGAACTGCCCGAGGACGACGACCCCGGCCTGCTGGACGGCACCGACGAGTCCCCCGACGCGGAGGGCGGGGACTCTCCCAGGCCGCCGACCCGGCCCACCGCACGCGCGGTCGCCCCGGAGTGGCAGAGCGCGCCGACGGCCGGCACCACCGGCTCGTTCACCGCGACCCCCGGCGCGGACGGCGCGCACCACGTCGAGGTGCAGACGGTCGACCGCGCGGACAACGTCGGTGCCACGGGCACCTACGGGTTCCTTGCCGGTGGCCAGGTCCGTACGAACCATGTCGTGGACATCACGCTGCCCGACAAGCCGGCGTACAGCGACGGCAAGTGGAAGGCCACCGGCGAGTGGCAGCAGATCCCCGGATGGGCGACCGCCGCTCTCAGGAGCACGGCACCGAAGTGCACCGACCGGGGTGACGGAACCGTCTCCTGCGGTGTGCTGAAGCCGCGTACGTCCAAGGGCGGTCCGGCCACCGAGCCGTCGGTCGTCACCGAGCGGCTCGACGCCGCACCGGTCGCACCGCGCGCCGGCACGGAACTGCTTCCGGAGTGCTCGGGGGTCAACCCGGACGGGACCCCGAACCCGGACAACGCGCAGTGGGGCTGGTTCAACCGCACGAAGATGTGCATGGCCGCGTACTACGAGTACTACACCTACGACAAGAAGACGAAGAAGCGCCTGACGCAGGCCGACTTCTTCATAGACGTCCAGATCAAGACCGACACCAAGTCACCGGACATCAAGTTCTGGTCGCGGATCCGCCCGAAGACGGCGCCGCCGCCCACCCCGGCGATGAAGAACGACATCGAGATCGGATTCACCCCCCGGTGCGACTTCGGCTGTACCGGCGTCCCGGCCTTCACCTGGGACGGGTCGACGACCTGGAAGGGCGCCAAGGAGTACGACAGCCATGAAGTGACCGGGACCGCCACCATGACGTACGACGTCAAGAACGACCAGAACGGCGGCGCCAACGGCAGTGGCTGGGACGGCAAGTCCCGCAAGGACAAAGCTCGCTCCCGCACCATGCCGATCAGCTTCTTCGGCCCCGATTTCAACGGCGCCGCGGCCGACGAGGACTCCGACGTCGGCGTCAGCGGCGACAGCATCTTCGAGGCCGAGGCGCGCTGCGACTTCGCCGACATCGGTATGCCGCCCGGCTGTGTGTTCCCCGACTACGTGCCCGGCTATGTGATCAAGGGCAATGAGTTCCCGGCCGCCGCGGCGCACATCTGGCTGATCACCGGCAAGATCGGGCAGCGCACCGGCACCTACCCGGGCAGCTGGCCGTCCTCCCCGCTGCACTACCTGCCGATGACGGCGAAGGCGGAGCACAAGGCCAACCAGCGCAACGCGTACGACCGGGGGGCCAACGCGAACCGCAACAAGATCTGCGGCCGGAGCGGCGCGAACGGCTTCGAGCCGCACGGCCTGACCAGGAAGGCCGTGAAGCAGTACAACCACCCGAAGCGGGACACGCCGTCCTGCGACGAGTTCTCCTTCAACTCCACCTACGAGTCGGCCGGTATGCCCGCGAACATGGTTCCGTCGGGCATCACCTCGTACGCCGTCGACAACGGGGCCCAGTGCGTCCAGACGTACGAGGGTCTGGCCGACGACGGCAAGATCCATCTGCGGGACGACGGGCGCTACCCCGAGCCGGACTGGAAGAACATCAACTGCGGCCGGTCGTCGATGGCGCTGAGTGTGAACTCCGGCTCGATGGCGCCGTTCGGCGCGTTCGCCAAGGCGCACCGCATGCTCGACCAGGACGCGTACTACGTGTACGCACCCATGGCCGACCTCGGCTGCGGGGAAGCCATCAAGAAGGACGTCGTCACGTGCGAGATCACTGATCTGGACCCGGACACCATTCCCTAG
- a CDS encoding DUF4031 domain-containing protein, translating to MTVYIDPPDWPGHGRLWSHLVSDVSFEELHAFAASIGCPERAFERDHYDVPEARYEDAVRAGARQIGSKELVRRITDAGLRRPKGRPAPR from the coding sequence GTGACCGTCTACATCGATCCGCCGGACTGGCCGGGCCACGGACGGCTCTGGTCGCACCTGGTCAGCGACGTCTCGTTCGAGGAGCTGCACGCCTTCGCCGCGTCCATCGGCTGCCCGGAGCGGGCCTTCGAGCGGGACCACTACGACGTGCCGGAGGCCCGGTACGAGGACGCGGTCCGGGCCGGCGCCCGGCAGATCGGCTCCAAGGAGCTGGTCCGCCGGATCACCGATGCGGGCCTGCGCCGCCCGAAGGGCCGGCCGGCGCCGCGGTAG
- a CDS encoding MurR/RpiR family transcriptional regulator codes for MTNDLKESFSADSPPAPAALAAKVRTLAPSMTRSMQRVAEAVAGDPAGCAALTVTGLAELTGTSEATVVRTARLLGYPGYRDLRLALAGLAAHQQSGRAPAVTADIAVDDPIADVVAKLAYDEQQTLADTAAGLDTVQLGAAVAAAATARRIDIYGVGASSLVGQDLAQKLARIGLIAHSHMDPHLAVTNAVQMRAGDVAIAITHSGSTGDVIEPLRVAFDRGATTIAITGRPDGPVTQYADHVLTTSTARESELRPAAMSSRTSQLLVVDCLFIGVAQRTYETAAPALAASYEALAHRHNPRTR; via the coding sequence GTGACCAATGACCTGAAGGAAAGTTTCAGCGCTGATTCGCCGCCCGCCCCGGCAGCCCTCGCGGCCAAGGTGCGGACGCTCGCGCCGTCCATGACCCGCTCGATGCAGCGGGTCGCCGAGGCCGTCGCCGGTGACCCGGCCGGCTGCGCTGCCCTGACGGTCACCGGTCTCGCCGAGCTCACCGGCACCAGCGAGGCGACCGTGGTCCGCACCGCCCGCCTCCTCGGCTACCCCGGCTACCGCGACCTGCGCCTCGCGCTCGCCGGTCTCGCCGCCCACCAGCAGTCCGGCCGGGCCCCCGCCGTGACCGCCGACATAGCGGTCGACGACCCGATCGCCGACGTGGTCGCCAAGCTGGCCTACGACGAGCAGCAGACCCTCGCCGACACGGCCGCCGGGCTCGACACGGTCCAGCTCGGTGCCGCCGTGGCCGCGGCCGCCACCGCCCGCCGGATCGACATCTACGGCGTGGGCGCCTCCTCGCTCGTCGGCCAGGACCTGGCCCAGAAGCTGGCCCGTATCGGCCTGATCGCGCACTCCCACATGGACCCGCACCTCGCGGTGACCAACGCGGTGCAGATGCGCGCGGGCGACGTGGCCATCGCGATCACCCACTCCGGCTCGACGGGCGACGTCATCGAGCCGCTGCGGGTCGCCTTCGACCGCGGCGCGACCACGATCGCGATCACCGGCCGCCCCGACGGACCGGTCACGCAGTACGCCGACCACGTGCTGACCACGTCCACCGCCCGCGAGAGCGAGCTGCGCCCGGCGGCCATGTCGAGCCGCACGAGCCAGCTCCTGGTCGTCGACTGCCTGTTCATAGGAGTCGCGCAGCGTACGTACGAGACGGCGGCCCCGGCCCTCGCCGCCTCCTACGAGGCGCTGGCCCACCGCCACAACCCGCGCACCCGCTGA
- the murQ gene encoding N-acetylmuramic acid 6-phosphate etherase yields the protein MTSLTDADATAPDGYGELRAQLATLTTEAFRPELAEIDQLPTSEIARIMNGEDQTVPAAVAARLPEISAAIDATAARMARGGRLIYAGAGTAGRLGVLDASECPPTFNTDPADVVGLIAGGPSAMVTAVEGAEDSKELAAADLDALGLTADDTVVGISASGRTPYAIGAVEHARTKGALTIGLSCNADSALGAAAEHPVEVVVGPELLTGSTRLKAGTAQKLVLNMVSTITMIRLGKTYGNLMVDVRASNEKLRARSRRIVSLATGASDAEIEAALAATDGEVKNAILTILGQVDGPTAATLLSASDGHLRAALAAAPRTT from the coding sequence ATGACCTCCCTCACCGACGCCGACGCCACCGCTCCCGACGGATACGGCGAACTTCGCGCCCAGCTCGCCACCCTCACGACCGAGGCGTTCCGCCCCGAGCTCGCCGAGATCGACCAGCTGCCCACCTCGGAGATAGCCCGGATCATGAACGGCGAGGACCAGACCGTCCCCGCCGCCGTCGCCGCCCGGCTGCCCGAGATCTCCGCCGCGATCGACGCCACCGCGGCGCGCATGGCCCGCGGCGGACGGCTGATCTACGCGGGCGCCGGCACCGCCGGCCGGCTCGGTGTCCTGGACGCCAGCGAGTGCCCGCCCACCTTCAACACCGACCCCGCCGACGTGGTCGGCCTGATCGCGGGCGGACCGTCAGCGATGGTCACCGCGGTCGAGGGTGCCGAGGACAGCAAGGAGCTGGCCGCAGCCGACCTCGACGCGCTGGGCCTGACCGCCGACGACACGGTGGTCGGCATCTCCGCCTCCGGCCGTACGCCGTACGCGATCGGGGCCGTCGAGCACGCCCGCACCAAGGGCGCGCTGACCATCGGCCTGTCCTGCAACGCGGACTCCGCGCTGGGCGCGGCCGCCGAGCACCCCGTCGAGGTCGTCGTCGGCCCGGAGCTGCTCACCGGCTCGACCCGCCTCAAGGCGGGCACGGCGCAGAAGCTCGTGCTCAACATGGTCTCGACGATCACGATGATCCGGCTCGGCAAGACGTACGGAAACCTCATGGTCGACGTCCGCGCCTCCAACGAGAAGCTGCGCGCCCGCTCGCGCCGGATCGTCTCGCTGGCCACCGGTGCCTCGGACGCCGAGATCGAGGCCGCGCTCGCCGCGACCGACGGCGAGGTGAAGAACGCCATCCTGACCATCCTCGGCCAGGTCGACGGTCCCACCGCCGCGACGCTGCTGTCCGCGTCGGACGGCCACCTCCGGGCCGCGCTCGCCGCCGCCCCGCGCACCACCTGA
- a CDS encoding PTS transporter subunit EIIC codes for MATEDKNRATAAAILPLVGGAANVSSIAHCMTRLRLGLHDRSLVQDEALKAVPAVMGVVEDDTYQIVLGPGTVARVTPEFEKLVEEGKAAAPAAAPAPASAAPLTAEELAAQGAEMRAARKAKNATPFKLFLRRIANIFVPLIPALIGCGIIAGLNGLLVNLGWLTSVTPALAAMASGFMALIAVFVGYNTAKEFGGTPILGGAVAAIIVFPGVANIEAFGQKLSPGQGGVLGALGAAVLAVYVEKWCRRWVPEALDVLVTPTLTVLISGLVTIFGLMYVAGEVSTAIGTAADWLLSNGGAGAGLILGGFFLPLVMLGLHQALIPIHTTLIEQQGYTVLLPILAMAGAGQVGAAIAVYFRLPRNESIRRTIKSALPAGFLGVGEPLIYGVSLPLGRPFVTACVGGAFGGAFIGFFNQLGDAVGSTAIGPSGWALFPLVDGNHGLGVTIAIYAGGLVVGYLAGFVATYFFGFSKDLLAEFNVSQEPAGSTVAAASTAPAASATGPDTPMKEPAGV; via the coding sequence ATGGCTACAGAAGACAAGAACCGCGCCACTGCCGCCGCGATCCTTCCGCTCGTCGGTGGCGCCGCGAACGTCAGCTCCATCGCCCACTGCATGACCCGGCTCCGGCTCGGGCTGCATGACCGTTCGCTCGTCCAGGACGAGGCTCTGAAGGCCGTTCCGGCCGTCATGGGTGTGGTCGAGGACGACACGTACCAGATCGTTCTCGGTCCCGGTACGGTCGCCCGCGTCACCCCCGAGTTCGAGAAGCTCGTCGAGGAGGGGAAGGCCGCGGCCCCGGCGGCCGCCCCCGCCCCGGCCTCCGCCGCCCCGCTCACCGCGGAGGAGCTGGCCGCTCAGGGCGCCGAGATGAGGGCGGCCCGGAAGGCGAAGAACGCCACCCCGTTCAAGCTGTTCCTGCGCCGGATCGCCAACATCTTCGTGCCGCTGATCCCGGCCCTGATCGGCTGCGGCATCATCGCGGGCCTCAACGGGCTGCTGGTCAACCTCGGCTGGCTGACGTCCGTCACTCCGGCCCTGGCGGCCATGGCGTCCGGCTTCATGGCGCTGATCGCCGTCTTCGTCGGCTACAACACGGCGAAGGAGTTCGGCGGCACGCCGATCCTCGGCGGCGCGGTCGCGGCCATCATCGTCTTCCCGGGCGTCGCGAACATCGAGGCGTTCGGCCAGAAGCTCTCCCCCGGCCAGGGCGGCGTGCTCGGCGCCCTGGGCGCGGCGGTGCTCGCGGTGTACGTGGAGAAGTGGTGCCGCCGCTGGGTCCCTGAGGCGCTGGACGTCCTCGTCACCCCGACGCTGACGGTCCTGATCTCCGGCCTGGTGACGATCTTCGGTCTGATGTACGTGGCCGGTGAGGTCTCCACCGCCATCGGCACGGCCGCCGACTGGCTGCTCTCCAACGGCGGCGCGGGCGCGGGTCTGATCCTCGGCGGCTTCTTCCTGCCGCTGGTCATGCTCGGGCTGCACCAGGCGCTGATCCCGATCCACACCACCCTGATCGAGCAGCAGGGCTACACGGTCCTGCTGCCGATCCTCGCCATGGCCGGTGCCGGCCAGGTCGGCGCGGCCATCGCGGTCTACTTCCGTCTGCCGCGCAACGAGTCGATCCGCCGGACCATCAAGTCCGCGCTGCCCGCCGGCTTCCTGGGCGTCGGCGAGCCACTGATCTACGGTGTCTCGCTGCCGCTGGGCCGTCCGTTCGTCACGGCGTGCGTGGGCGGTGCCTTCGGCGGCGCGTTCATCGGCTTCTTCAACCAGCTCGGTGACGCGGTGGGCTCCACGGCCATCGGCCCGTCCGGCTGGGCCCTGTTCCCGCTCGTCGACGGCAACCACGGCCTGGGCGTGACCATCGCGATCTACGCGGGCGGCCTGGTCGTCGGCTATCTGGCGGGCTTCGTCGCCACGTACTTCTTCGGCTTCAGCAAGGACCTGCTGGCGGAGTTCAACGTCTCGCAGGAGCCGGCCGGCTCCACGGTCGCGGCCGCCTCCACGGCTCCGGCGGCCTCCGCCACCGGCCCCGACACCCCGATGAAGGAACCCGCGGGCGTCTGA